Below is a window of Flavobacterium sp. CFS9 DNA.
TTTAGCAATTGTTCTTCCGTTCCTGGCATGCTATCATGATATAACCCGCGCCACTTTAATTCTTCAACTAGATTCTTCATTTTTAAAATAATTTGTGCAAATATAAGGATTGTGAACTGCAATATCAAAAAGCAAATAATAATCCCAACTACAAATCAATAGGGCTAATAAAAACCTTTGCAACTTTAAGCCTTTGCGCCTTTGCACCTTCAAAGCAAAAAATTATCTTTACAACATGGTATTAGTAACTGGAGGTACAGGTTTAGTTGGCGCACATTTATTACTTCATCTGATTGAGAATGAAGAAAACGTTCGGGCTATTTACAGAACTCAAAATAACATTCAAAAAACCAAATCGGTTTTTGAGCTGTACAAAAAAGCAGATTTGTTTGAAAAAATAGAATGGCTTGAAGCCGATATTCTGGATGTTCCCTCTTTGGAAACTGCATTCTCAGGTATTGATTACGTTTATCATTGTGCTGCTTTAATTTCATTTGATCCAAAAGACGAAGAATTGCTTCGAAAGACTAATATCGAAGGAACTGCCAATATGGTTAATTTTTCTATCGCCAAAGAAGTAAAAAAGTTTTGTTTTATAAGCTCTATCGCTGCTTTGGGTGATTTAGCAGCTCACGAAACTTACATCACCGAAGAAACGGACTGGAATCCCGAAAAACCTCATAGTGATTATGCGATTTCTAAATATGGAGCCGAAATGGAAGTCTGGCGTGGCTTACAGGAAGGTTTAGATGTAATTATCTTAAATCCGGGTGTTATTTTAGGGCCAATCCCAAAGAAGAAAACCCATATACAAGGAAGCGCAGAACTTTATATCAAAGTTGCAAACGGTCTTTCTTTTTACACTCTTGGAAGTACCGGATTTGTTACTATAACTGATGTTGTGAAAACTGCCAGTGAATTAATGAAAAGCGACATTAAAAACGAACGCTTTACTTTAATCGCCGACAATATTGTTTTTAAGAACATCCTGAATACGATCGCCGATGCTTTAAAAGTAAAAAGACCTACTATTCATGCCACGCCATTATTCATGAATTTTCTCTGGGTTGCTGACGGAGTTTTTTCAACCTTATTTTTTCAAAAAAGACGTCTCACAAAAGCAACTGCAAAGGCTTCCTATTCAACTAATTTGTATTCTAATGAAAAAATAAAAACCGCTCTGGGAACGGTTTTTCAGGATGTACATGAGTACATAAAAGATGTTTCGAGACTTTAATTATCTCTTTAATCGTGTTGTTTTTCGGATAGAGTCCAGACTTGTCTTACTCAGCTTATTTTTGATCGTATCTTTCGCTACAGCTTTATTCTTTTCTTTTGCTGCTTTCTTCTCTTCAATTTTCACAATCGAATCTGTAGCTCTTTGATTAACAGCCAAACGCTTTCCTACTTCGTCGAATATACTTTTATAATTCTCGTAATCGGCTGCGTAGTAACGGTTACTTTGTGAAAATTGCACACTATCCACTTTATATTTCTTCAGAATAAAAGCAGTAGGACTGGTTTCAACTGAATCTGCCGAAACCGGGTGCTGGTATTTCATAGCTTCAAGGATAGACAAATCATACATAATATCAATCATTTTATCTTTCTCGATAAGCTTTGCAGGCTGTTTGACCAGCTCTTTTTTACAACTTACAGAAAGAAACAATACCAATATTATTACTATAAAATTTTTCATTTCAGCTTTTTATCTGTCAAACAATAGACGTTTTCCTGCGCGAATGTCTTTTACTTTAAAGTTATTATAAACCATTTCACCGTTTACAAAAGTATGTGTAATTCTCGACTTAAAGGTAAAATTCTCAAAAGGTGACCAACCGCATTTCGCCACAATATTTTCAGGCTTCACGCTCCATGGCAAACTTGGGTTTACAATCACTAAATCGGCAAAATAACCTTCTTTGATAAAACCTCTTTTTTCTATTTTGAAAAGTTTAGCCGGATTGTGGCACATTTTCTCCACAATTTTCTCCACCGTAATTTTTCCTTGGTGATGCGCTTCAAACATAGCCACAACCGCATGCTGCACAAGCGGACCGCCGGATGGAGCATTCACATAAGGCTGCATTTTTTCTTCTTTAGTATGTGGAGCATGATCGGTTGCAATTACATCAATACGTCCGTCATTCAAAGCTTCCCACAATGCTTTTCTGTCGTCTGCTGTTTTTACCGCAGGATTCCATTTAATAAAATTCCCTTTGGTTTTATAATCTTCGTCTGTAAACCATAAGTGATGCACACAAACTTCAGCAGTAATTTTCTTTTCTTCAAGTGGAATTTTATTCGTAAACAATTCCATTTCTTTCGCGGTCGAAAGGTGGAAAATATGCAAACGCGCTCCCGTTTTCTTTGCTAATGCTACCGCTTTTGAAGAAGAAATATAACAAGCTTCTTCACTACGAATTAAATGATGTGCCGTTACCGGAATATCATCACCATACTGTTCTTTGTAAAGCTGTAAATTATTTTTTATCGTTGTTTCGTCTTCACAATGTACTGCGATTAAAAGCGGCGTACTTGAAAAAATCTTCTCTAAAACAGCCTCATTATCTACCAGCATATTTCCGGTTGACGATCCTAAAAAGATCTTTATTCCGGCAACATTCTTTGGATTTGTTTTTAGAACTTCCTCCAGATTATCGTTAGTTGCCCCCATCATAAACGAATAATTCGCAAATGATTTCACTGCTGCCACCTGATATTTATCTTCTAATATTTCCTGAGTTACAGCATTCGGAACTGTATTGGGCTGCTCTATGAAAGATGTAATTCCTCCGGCTACCGCAGCTCTTGACTCTGACTCGATATCTCCTTTGTGTGTTAGCCCCGGTTCTCTAAAATGAACCTGATCATCAATTGCCCCCGGAATTAAATAATTCCCTTCTGCATCGATTACTTTACAATCGGATGTTTTTAAACTGATGCTGTCTGCCACTTCAACAATCAGATCGTTTTCGATTAAAACATCTCCTTCAAAAATAGATCCTTCGTTTACAATTTTGGCATTTTTTATTAGAACCTTATTCATTTTCATAGCTTTATAAAGTATTGACTAGTTTTTTCAATCGAAGTGAAATTACTCCCAGTATAGCTTCTTTAATAATAGCATTACTCATTTTAGAAACTCCTTTTGTTCTGTCAGTAAAGATAATCGGAACCTCTTTAATTTCAAATTTAGCACAGTAGGTTCTGTACTTCATTTCAATTTGAAACGCATAACCCACGAATTTAATTTTGTTGAGATTGATTTTTTCCAGCACTTCGCGTTTGTAACAAACGAAACCTGCTGTTGCGTCGTGAATTTTCATTCCGGTAATAAATTTCACATACACCGAAGCGAAATATGACATCAAAACACGGCTTAAAGGCCAGTTTACAACATTCACCCCTGTTACATATCGGGAACCAATCGCTAAATCTGCTCCACCAAAATGGCAGGCATCAAACAATTTCTCAAGATCATTGGGATTATGCGAAAAATCAGCATCCATTTCAAAAATAAAATTATACTGACGCTCCAATGCCCATTTAAAACCATGAACATAGGCCGTTCCTAAACCGGATTTTTTGGCTCTCTTCTCTAAAAATAACCGTCCTGGAAATTCTTCCTGTAATGCGACTACTTTATTGGCAGTATGATCAGGCGAATTATCATCAATAATTAAAAGATGAAAAGGTTTGTGTTGCGAAAGTACAGCTCTAACTATGCTTTCAATATTTTCGATTTCGTTGTAAGTGGGGATTATGACAATACAATCATTCATTTTTCTGAGTAATTTCACCGCAAAAGTAAACTTTTTATAGCATTTGATTCATAATAAATATATAATAAAAGTATTGACGCAAAAAATTACTAATTTTGCATCGCTATGATTGAACAACTTCACCCCCGAATTATCGAAAACAAAGACTGGGCGACACTTTTATTCGTGTTGACCTTTGCGGTTGTTGCCATGACTAAATCAGCTTATGAAACCCGATTTAGCGAATTCAGCAAGCTTATTTTTTCTGACAAGTATGCTAAAATCTATCGCGACAACAATCACCTAAGAAGCAGTTTTACTGTTGGTTTATTTTTTGTACAGGTTGTTTCCTATGCTTTTTTCATCCAGCTTACCATGCACATTTTTGGATATGCATCAAAAACAGACTGGATTTTATTCATTCAGCTTGCTACTTTTTTACTTTACTTTATTCTGGGAAAATTTTTAATTGAAAAAATTGTAGCCACTTCATTCAACATCGATGAATTTGCAGAACTTTTTAACTTACAAAAAGTAACTTACAGGACTTATATAGGCGTTTTAATCCTTCCTGTCAATGCAGTTTTGTTTTATTATGACAATATTCCTCAGATTGTACCGTTGGCAATAATCGCTATTTCACTGTGTATTAGCCTGTACTCTTATTTTATTTCAATAAAAACGTATCAAAATGCAATAATCAGCAAGTTATTTTATTTTATTTTATATCTTTGCGCTCTTGAAATAGCCCCTTATTATTTCATGTATTATTGGATTACAAAAGAGGCGGCTTAGTAAATGTTTATAATATGAAAGTGAAAACAATTTTGGTGTCACAGCCTGAACCTAAAGTGGAAAATTCTCCTTACTTTGAGCTCCAACAAAAACACAAAATAAAAATTGATTTCAGACCATTTATTCATGTGGAAGGGGTTAATGCAAAAGAGATCCGATTACAAAAAATCGATCTTAATCATTATACTGCAATCATTTTGACGAGCCGTAATGCGGTAGATCATTTTTTCAGAGTAGCAGATGAGATGCGTTATAAAGTTCCTGAAGGATTGAAATATTTCTGCCAATCTGAAGCTGTTGCATTCTACCTGCAAAAGTATGTTGTGTATAGAAAGCGTAAAATTTACGTGGGAGCAAAAGACTTTGCAGATTTATCACCGCTTATCAAAAAATACAAAGACGAAAAATTCCTATTACCGGCGTCTGATCAGTTAAATGCTGATGCACCTGTAACATTAAACAATCTTAAAGTAGATTGGGCACAGGCTGTTTTTTACAAAACAGTAATGAGCGATCTATCTGATTTGGCTGATGTTTACTACGATGTTTTAGCTTTTTTCAGTCCAACCGGAATCAAATCATTGTTTAAAAACTTTCCTGATTTTAAACAAAACGATACGAGAATTGCTGTTTTTGGAAGCACAACTCAAAAAGAAGCGCTTGATCACGGTTTAAGAATTGACATTCTTGCTCCAACTCCTGAAACGCCTTCAATGACGATGGCTTTAGAGAAATATATCGCAGAAGCAAACAAAGGAAAGTAATCCTTTTAGAAAATAACAATTTTTAAAATTCCAAATTTCAACTTTAGAGTTGAGATTTGGAATTTTTCTTTTTGACCAAAATCCTACCCTAATCTATTTGTCAAAATCTTAAAAACTTTAAGAAAGAGAAAAGCGCAATATTTTCAGCTTCCATCCAGACTTTGGAATTTTATTTTCAAATCATTTTGAGTACATTTGATTTACAACTACAATCAAATAACTGAATTTAGTTTCAAATCAAAACTCCAATGAAAATCAACTCCCTTATTATCGAAATTGACGGTATTGACAAAGAAATCCTGCGCTATTTAATGGACGATGCCCGAAAACCCATTTTGCAAATCGCCAACAAAATAGGTATTTCCGGAGCTGCGATTCATCAGCGATTAAAAAAACTGGAACAATCGGGTGTTATTTCAGGCTCTAAATTTACCGTTAACCCAAAAGTATTGGGATACAACACCATGGCCTTTGTTGGGGTTTACCTGGACAAAGCCTCCAGAAACTCTGAAGCGGTAAAAGATCTAAAAAAAATCCCCGAAGTTTTAGAATGCCACTACACCACCGGAAACTGGTCGGTATTGATCAAAATCATCTGTCGCGATAACGAACACCTAATGCAACTTTTAAATACCAAAATTCAGGCAATAGAAGGTGTTTCCAGAACAGAAACCTTTATTTCACTGGATCAACAGATTGACAGGCAGATTCAGCTTTAAAAAACAAAATCCCAATCTTTGAAATTCCAAATTCCAAAGTGATTTACTCAAAGTTTCCGCCACGAATTCACTAAATATTTAAATTCCTTGTGAATTCGGCGCGAAAAAAAAAAAAAAAAAAAAAAAAAAAATCCAAACCCAACAAAGTTGGAACTTGGATTTTTAAAAATTTGAATTTTATATCTTTAATTCCTTCTGCTTCCGGAATAAATCGAGATATAGTATAACAGCGTTGCGATCGATCCAATAGCAGCTACAACATAAGTTCTGGCAGCCCATTTCAACGCATCCTTAGCTCCCGCCTGTTCTTGCTGCGTCAGCATATTTTTATTCTTCAGCCAGGCCAATGCTCTGTTACTGGCATCATATTCTACCGGCAGCGTAATAATCGTAAATAACGTTGTTGCAGCAAAAATGATAATTCCTATCAGCAGTAGCCCCGGAAAGGTTCTGATCATTAAAATTCCGGCTAATAAAATCCATTGTACATAATTGGATGCAACACTTACAATTGGCACTAATCTGGAGCGCATTGTCAACCACTCATAACCAACAGCGTGCTGTACCGCATGACCACATTCGTGTGCAGCCACAGCAGCCGCAGCCGCATTGCGTTCGTTGTAAACTACCTCGCTTAAATTTACGGTTTTGTCTGCGGGATTATAATGATCTGTTAACTGACCAGGTGTCGAAATAACACGAACGTCTCTAATTCCATTATCTACCAGCATCTTTTCGGCGATTTCGGCGCCACTCATTCCATTTCTTAATTGTAACTTAGAATACTGCTCGAATTTACTCTTGAGCCTTGAACTCACTATCCAGCTGAACAACATAATTGCTCCGGCAAGAATTAAATATCCACTTCCCATATCTTTGTTTTTTTTTGATTGATTACTAAATTTACAGAACAAACCGCAAATTCTGAACCAAATTCAAAAAATGTCATTTTGACATTTTAGCGTCAGGATATTTCTCAAGCAACTTTACAAAAACTAAAAAACCTCTCTACAACTCCAGTTGCTTATTGACTTCTTCAAATTTCCCGATCAGATCGTTGATTTTTGCTTGTTGTTTGTTAATTTGTTTCGGACGAATGTAAAACCAGTTCACTCCTATCCAAAGCAATACCACTCCATATGTTAGCAACGCATAAACAAGAGTCATTCTCAAAGTATACTCGTACATATACAAGCCAATCCCGACACCCAATAAAATGAAGTATAAACTCAAAATCGTCGACTGCATAAACTGCTGCTTTTTTCGGATTAGAATCAAGCGTTGCAGATACTCCTGATTGGATTGTGTGGTATCGATATTTTTATAACCAGCCAGCAATCCGTTATAAACACCAACATACATTATCATCGCCAAAATCACCAGTACAATTCCTATTTTCGTAGAAATAAATTCCGGTTGATAATAATACCAGACAAAAACAATAAATGCGGTAGTTGCGAAAAGCAGCATATTGGTAATCCACAGATGGCGAAGGCCAGCCGCTTTAAATTCTTTCAATCTTCCCAATAAGTCTTTCATATCGGGCTGATTTACGGATTGTTTTTTCCACAAATCTTTGAAGTCTATATTGTTATTTTGGTCCATTTTCCTTAAATTTTTGAGTCAGTTTTTCCTTTATCCTGTGAATTTTCACTCTTGTATTTGCTTCCGAAAGCCCCACAATTTTAGCAATTTCCGCCTGCTTTACCTCCTCAAGTTCTAGCGAAATAATAATACGTTCCGTTTCAGGCAATTCAGCAATACACTGGTACAAAAACTGGATTTGCGGTTCTAACGATTGTTGTTTCTCTTCCTGCAAATTCACCGGAAGATCTGATTTAAGAAAACGTTTTTCTTTTTCGATTTGCCGCAAACAGTTATTAGAAGCTATCCTAAAAATCCATGTTCCTATGCCGGACTCATTTCTAAAAGTGTCCAGTTTTTGCCAGACAATAACAAAAGTCTCCTGAGCCAAATCCTGAGCAATATCATAATCGTTGACAAAACCCATGCAAAGCCTGAAAATTCTATCCCAATACGTTTTATAGATAACTTCAAATTCCATTAGTACTATTTTACGAAATTATTCACCTGATTTAAATACCACGCTGCATCATCATACATAATAAAGTGTAACCCTTTACCGGCATATTGAAAATTAGCCTTTTTTAAATTTTGATACTGTCCTTCAATAGCAGGTTTTAAATTTACAAAATAAGATTCCAGTAAAATTAATGAAGGACATTTTACTTGTGAGATTTTTTCTCTTAAATCGGTATTAGAAAAATCACAATACATTTCGGCAAATGTTTTTCTGTCTGATTTTACACTCCAGTCTACTATCATATCGATTTTTGAAGCGTCCTGAACCAGTCTTGGCATTGTTTTTTTCTGCATGTCTAAAAACTGAGGCTCCGTCATAGCTGTCATCTGGTTCACCATTGACGAACAGTCGTTATTTTCTTTTGATTTAAAATTAGGATCCATCAGAGCTGCCATACACGGAAGTGCGTCTACTACAACAATTTTACCTACCAATTCCGGGTAATCTGCTGCTAAAGCCAATGCAAATCCCCCACCCATACTGTGACCAATTACAATTGGCTTTTCGATTTTATTTGTTTTAATGAAGTCTGCAATTTCAGTTTCCCAATTTTTGAAGCTTGCATTTGGCTGTGGTTTCACTCCGGCAAAACCTGCCATCGTAAGTGTGTAACAAGTATGATCTTTTTCTAAACTAGCTCTGGTATCCTTCCACACATCTCCTGATGAAGCAAATCCAGGGATAAATACTACGGCTTGTTTTCCTTTTCCGGTTTTAAGAACTTCAAACGGATATTGTTTGTTTTGTGCAAATACATTTAAACATACTGCTGAAAATAATAAGGCGATAACTAAGATGATATACTTTTTCATGATAAATAATTTTAAATGGTTTAATAGTTAAATTCGCCTTTTGGATACGAGATGTTTTAAAATGTTACAGATTATTTTGAAAAAAATAAATTTCACTCTCAAAAATTCAGATTTTAACCTCAGTTCACAAGCT
It encodes the following:
- a CDS encoding DUF4271 domain-containing protein, whose amino-acid sequence is MIEQLHPRIIENKDWATLLFVLTFAVVAMTKSAYETRFSEFSKLIFSDKYAKIYRDNNHLRSSFTVGLFFVQVVSYAFFIQLTMHIFGYASKTDWILFIQLATFLLYFILGKFLIEKIVATSFNIDEFAELFNLQKVTYRTYIGVLILPVNAVLFYYDNIPQIVPLAIIAISLCISLYSYFISIKTYQNAIISKLFYFILYLCALEIAPYYFMYYWITKEAA
- a CDS encoding DUF4296 domain-containing protein, which gives rise to MKNFIVIILVLFLSVSCKKELVKQPAKLIEKDKMIDIMYDLSILEAMKYQHPVSADSVETSPTAFILKKYKVDSVQFSQSNRYYAADYENYKSIFDEVGKRLAVNQRATDSIVKIEEKKAAKEKNKAVAKDTIKNKLSKTSLDSIRKTTRLKR
- a CDS encoding polyprenol monophosphomannose synthase, whose product is MNDCIVIIPTYNEIENIESIVRAVLSQHKPFHLLIIDDNSPDHTANKVVALQEEFPGRLFLEKRAKKSGLGTAYVHGFKWALERQYNFIFEMDADFSHNPNDLEKLFDACHFGGADLAIGSRYVTGVNVVNWPLSRVLMSYFASVYVKFITGMKIHDATAGFVCYKREVLEKINLNKIKFVGYAFQIEMKYRTYCAKFEIKEVPIIFTDRTKGVSKMSNAIIKEAILGVISLRLKKLVNTL
- a CDS encoding dihydroorotase, with protein sequence MNKVLIKNAKIVNEGSIFEGDVLIENDLIVEVADSISLKTSDCKVIDAEGNYLIPGAIDDQVHFREPGLTHKGDIESESRAAVAGGITSFIEQPNTVPNAVTQEILEDKYQVAAVKSFANYSFMMGATNDNLEEVLKTNPKNVAGIKIFLGSSTGNMLVDNEAVLEKIFSSTPLLIAVHCEDETTIKNNLQLYKEQYGDDIPVTAHHLIRSEEACYISSSKAVALAKKTGARLHIFHLSTAKEMELFTNKIPLEEKKITAEVCVHHLWFTDEDYKTKGNFIKWNPAVKTADDRKALWEALNDGRIDVIATDHAPHTKEEKMQPYVNAPSGGPLVQHAVVAMFEAHHQGKITVEKIVEKMCHNPAKLFKIEKRGFIKEGYFADLVIVNPSLPWSVKPENIVAKCGWSPFENFTFKSRITHTFVNGEMVYNNFKVKDIRAGKRLLFDR
- a CDS encoding zinc metallopeptidase; this encodes MGSGYLILAGAIMLFSWIVSSRLKSKFEQYSKLQLRNGMSGAEIAEKMLVDNGIRDVRVISTPGQLTDHYNPADKTVNLSEVVYNERNAAAAAVAAHECGHAVQHAVGYEWLTMRSRLVPIVSVASNYVQWILLAGILMIRTFPGLLLIGIIIFAATTLFTIITLPVEYDASNRALAWLKNKNMLTQQEQAGAKDALKWAARTYVVAAIGSIATLLYYISIYSGSRRN
- a CDS encoding alpha/beta fold hydrolase, with product MKKYIILVIALLFSAVCLNVFAQNKQYPFEVLKTGKGKQAVVFIPGFASSGDVWKDTRASLEKDHTCYTLTMAGFAGVKPQPNASFKNWETEIADFIKTNKIEKPIVIGHSMGGGFALALAADYPELVGKIVVVDALPCMAALMDPNFKSKENNDCSSMVNQMTAMTEPQFLDMQKKTMPRLVQDASKIDMIVDWSVKSDRKTFAEMYCDFSNTDLREKISQVKCPSLILLESYFVNLKPAIEGQYQNLKKANFQYAGKGLHFIMYDDAAWYLNQVNNFVK
- a CDS encoding uroporphyrinogen-III synthase → MKVKTILVSQPEPKVENSPYFELQQKHKIKIDFRPFIHVEGVNAKEIRLQKIDLNHYTAIILTSRNAVDHFFRVADEMRYKVPEGLKYFCQSEAVAFYLQKYVVYRKRKIYVGAKDFADLSPLIKKYKDEKFLLPASDQLNADAPVTLNNLKVDWAQAVFYKTVMSDLSDLADVYYDVLAFFSPTGIKSLFKNFPDFKQNDTRIAVFGSTTQKEALDHGLRIDILAPTPETPSMTMALEKYIAEANKGK
- a CDS encoding NAD-dependent epimerase/dehydratase family protein; the protein is MVLVTGGTGLVGAHLLLHLIENEENVRAIYRTQNNIQKTKSVFELYKKADLFEKIEWLEADILDVPSLETAFSGIDYVYHCAALISFDPKDEELLRKTNIEGTANMVNFSIAKEVKKFCFISSIAALGDLAAHETYITEETDWNPEKPHSDYAISKYGAEMEVWRGLQEGLDVIILNPGVILGPIPKKKTHIQGSAELYIKVANGLSFYTLGSTGFVTITDVVKTASELMKSDIKNERFTLIADNIVFKNILNTIADALKVKRPTIHATPLFMNFLWVADGVFSTLFFQKRRLTKATAKASYSTNLYSNEKIKTALGTVFQDVHEYIKDVSRL
- a CDS encoding RNA polymerase sigma factor, with translation MEFEVIYKTYWDRIFRLCMGFVNDYDIAQDLAQETFVIVWQKLDTFRNESGIGTWIFRIASNNCLRQIEKEKRFLKSDLPVNLQEEKQQSLEPQIQFLYQCIAELPETERIIISLELEEVKQAEIAKIVGLSEANTRVKIHRIKEKLTQKFKENGPK
- a CDS encoding Lrp/AsnC family transcriptional regulator, translating into MKINSLIIEIDGIDKEILRYLMDDARKPILQIANKIGISGAAIHQRLKKLEQSGVISGSKFTVNPKVLGYNTMAFVGVYLDKASRNSEAVKDLKKIPEVLECHYTTGNWSVLIKIICRDNEHLMQLLNTKIQAIEGVSRTETFISLDQQIDRQIQL